A genomic segment from Bradysia coprophila strain Holo2 chromosome III, BU_Bcop_v1, whole genome shotgun sequence encodes:
- the LOC119078513 gene encoding fatty acyl-CoA reductase wat-like — translation MEIINHNRVYQPIIEEKLTPIQSFLSGSNIFITGGTGFLGKMLINKLLTSCPSIDTIYLLIRNKKGKDVHTRVEDIFHDSVFDAMKRKVPKYRHKIQCIAGDCMLPGLGITSMDKQILVKNVNIVFHMAATVRFDEKLKVAMQINVQACKDVMQICSEMLHLKSVVHVSTAYTQCPQRRVDERFYAPPIDSGKMLIMTECASDKLLESITPILLDKWPNTYTFTKAIAEDVINQHGKGMPIGMFRPGIVISTYKFPVSGWIDNFYGPTGAIAGAGTGVIRTLRCNPSANANMVPVDLCVNGIIATAWDVSNRYNTKISFDHETPVYNFCTSTDNQLTWGDFTIKTTKYGLMYPTLKSIWYLCYANNPNKLMHLLSIFFLHYVPAIIIDAFALMIGKKPRLLNTYKKIHRFMNVIEYFSMRQWDYQMDNMIGLWHNLTKKDKDIYFFDMSQLDWDLFLQHYFRGIRQYLLNDPLDTIPEALIRWNRLYWLHQGVKVLVLGLFVRLVWWLTSFFL, via the exons atggaaataattaatcaCAATCGAGTCTATCAACCAATCATAGAAGAGAAGCTAACACCAATACAGAGCTTCCTATCgggttcaaacatttttataaccGGAGGTACAGGTTTTCTTGGAAAAA TGCTCATTAATAAACTGCTTACATCATGTCCCAGCATTGACACGATTTACTTACTTATTCGAAATAAGAAAGGAAAAGATGTACACACTAGAGTGGAAGACATATTTCACGATTCG GTTTTCGACGCAATGAAACGAAAAGTGCCAAAATATCGCCATAAAATTCAATGCATCGCTGGTGATTGTATGCTGCCCGGTTTAGGAATCACATCAATGGACAAACAGATAttagtcaaaaat gtaaatatagtgttTCACATGGCCGCCACAGTTCGATTCGATGAGAAATTGAAAGTGGCAATGCAAATCAATGTTCAAGCATGCAAAGACGTAATGCAAATCTGCAGTGAAATGCTACATTTAAAAAGTGTTGTTCATGTGTCGACCGCTTACACACAATGTCCGCAAAGGCGAGTGGACGAACGTTTTTACGCTCCACCCATTGACTCAGGAAAAATGCTCATTATGACTGAATGTGCTTCGGACAAACTATTGGAAAGCATCACCCCAATATTGTTAGACAAATGGCCCAACACTTATACGTTCACCAAAGCCATTGCAGAAGATGTGATTAATCAACATGGCAAAGGTATGCCGATTGGAATGTTTCGTCCTGGCATAG TTATATCTACGTATAAATTTCCGGTGTCCGGATGGATAGATAACTTTTACGGCCCAACTGGAGCAATCGCTGGAGCTG GGACTGGGGTCATTCGAACATTAAGATGCAATCCGAGTGCTAATGCAAATATGGTACCAGTCGATTTGTGTGTCAATGGAATAATAGCTACTGCCTGGGATGTATCGAATCGATACAATAC AAAGATCTCCTTCGACCATGAGACACCGGTGTACAATTTCTGCACGTCGACCGACAATCAATTGACTTGGGGtgattttacaataaaaacaacCAAATACGGTCTAATGTATCCGACTTTGAAGTCAATTTGGTATCTGTGCTATGCAAACAATCCGAACAAATTGATGCATTTGCTCTCAATATTCTTTCTTCATTACGTACCAGCAATTATAATCGACGCATTTGCCTTAATGATCGGGAAGAAACCGAG ACTGCTCAATACGTACAAAAAAATACATCGGTTCATGAACGTCATTGAGTACTTTTCGATGCGGCAATGGGATTATCAGATGGATAATATGATTGGGCTGTGGCACAATTTAACGAAGAAAGACAAGGACATCTACTTCTTCGATATGAGCCAATTGGACTGGGATCTGTTTTTGCAGCACTATTTTCGTGGCATTCGGCAATATTTACTAAACGATCCATTAGATACCATACCGGAGGCATTGATCAGATGGAACCG ACTGTATTGGCTACATCAAGGTGTGAAAGTGCTTGTGCTTGGGCTGTTCGTACGTTTAGTATGGTGGTtaacttcatttttcttgtaa